The following are encoded together in the Candidatus Bathyarchaeota archaeon genome:
- a CDS encoding response regulator, with amino-acid sequence MEHKKKILVVDDDKSILRTFTRILQKNGYEIDVAETGKEAIEKTEKQHYDLTLVDIRLPDMDGTDLLAKLKTQLKNTVKIMITGFPSLETGVKALDEGADAYLVKPVKPQELLLLLEEKLKNK; translated from the coding sequence TTGGAACACAAAAAAAAGATTCTTGTAGTAGACGATGATAAATCGATTCTTAGAACTTTTACACGTATTCTCCAAAAGAACGGTTATGAAATCGATGTTGCTGAAACAGGAAAAGAAGCAATAGAAAAAACTGAAAAACAACATTACGATTTAACATTAGTTGACATTAGACTTCCAGACATGGATGGAACCGATTTGCTGGCAAAACTGAAAACCCAGCTTAAAAATACTGTGAAGATAATGATTACAGGGTTTCCTTCGCTGGAAACTGGGGTTAAAGCTCTTGATGAAGGAGCAGATGCATACTTAGTTAAGCCTGTTAAGCCTCAGGAACTGCTTTTGTTGCTGGAAGAAAAACTGAAAAACAAGTAG
- the rpl12p gene encoding 50S ribosomal protein P1, whose translation MENIYAAMLLHKAGKEINEDAVTKVLSAAGLEVDAVQIKALVASLSEVNIEDAIKAAPTMMAAAPVAAPAEEKPAAPAEEKKKPEDDKAKEEAALEGLGALFG comes from the coding sequence ATGGAAAACATTTACGCTGCAATGCTCCTTCACAAGGCAGGAAAAGAAATCAACGAAGATGCAGTAACAAAAGTTCTCTCAGCAGCAGGACTCGAAGTTGATGCAGTTCAAATTAAAGCTCTAGTTGCGTCTCTTAGTGAAGTAAACATTGAGGATGCAATCAAAGCCGCGCCAACAATGATGGCAGCCGCTCCAGTAGCAGCTCCAGCAGAAGAAAAACCAGCAGCTCCAGCAGAAGAAAAGAAGAAGCCTGAAGACGATAAAGCCAAAGAAGAAGCAGCGCTTGAAGGATTAGGTGCCCTGTTCGGGTAA
- the tpiA gene encoding triose-phosphate isomerase codes for MKLKLTPPVIIVNFKTYLESTGKRAIDLAKQAERVNKETGVTVIVAPQFTDLAAIASSVEIPVLAQHLDPIKPGSSTGHILAEAILDAGAVGTLINHSERQLRLIDIDATITLAREKGLVSCVCANNPQVSAAVAALKPDFTSFEPPELIGTGISVSKAKPEVITDTVNLVRKVDPEMTVLCGAGISKGEDVSVALKLGTSGVLVASGIVKAKDPYSIMMEFAKSKK; via the coding sequence TTGAAACTCAAACTTACGCCCCCTGTAATAATTGTTAATTTTAAAACATACCTTGAATCAACAGGAAAACGCGCCATAGACCTTGCAAAACAAGCCGAACGCGTCAACAAAGAAACAGGCGTCACCGTGATTGTTGCCCCACAGTTTACTGATTTAGCCGCCATTGCAAGCAGCGTGGAAATTCCAGTTTTAGCCCAACACCTTGACCCCATCAAACCAGGCAGCTCAACAGGTCACATCCTCGCTGAAGCCATATTGGATGCAGGCGCAGTTGGAACACTCATCAACCACTCTGAACGACAACTAAGACTAATCGACATTGACGCAACTATTACTTTGGCACGCGAAAAAGGATTAGTTTCCTGTGTATGCGCAAACAACCCCCAAGTTAGCGCCGCCGTTGCTGCTCTTAAACCAGATTTCACCTCGTTTGAGCCACCAGAACTTATCGGCACTGGAATTTCTGTGTCCAAAGCTAAACCCGAAGTAATCACCGACACCGTTAACTTGGTACGTAAGGTCGACCCAGAAATGACTGTGCTCTGTGGCGCAGGTATCAGTAAAGGCGAAGATGTATCCGTCGCGCTTAAACTGGGCACCAGTGGGGTTCTTGTTGCAAGCGGCATTGTCAAGGCGAAAGACCCATATAGCATCATGATGGAATTTGCTAAATCCAAAAAGTAG
- a CDS encoding CBS domain-containing protein: protein MSLNEKDITKFLQMLGLSKREIQVYMFLAKSGVQSTSFVAKRLKMERVQAYRTFKKLQEKGFIEATLERPTRFTIVPFENLVDSFINVKKNEVNNLSEQKQGLLAAWQSISAPESEYTLAKFSIITGKKKIHSKMLSMIEEANNEVLILTTALGLIQEDIAGIFDAAMTTKGKNLQLQIITSISQENLKVAERLERSIAEDKVNVKVRHLNLDSKFFPRFLIKDEEEAILYAPFGNEASVLNLEDEGLWINDKMFNSVLKAFFGQMWHVGIDASRRIEELKTGIPMGETVVIKDAEEAWKKITQVLESAQDDVAIITSSQGINSLAENDPLIKFLKKDLQVRIMASIDLDNLGPAQKLSANYQIKHVPISYLTMMLVDNKHLFMFKNPPLNDVGNEFNEATFYLIDTFYSSDPSQIERVAEMLNDIWKRGIEISEVSNQAGMKLPSVEVSISDTAETLVNALLDNSVNTVLLMENSKPIGVICDRDVLREIVVKQKDPRKTQVKNLQFTPLVVLGSKGSITSALKIMKERGMSRIAMVKNGQLVGMLTEEVAQKSVATPINIA from the coding sequence TTGAGTCTCAATGAAAAGGACATAACTAAATTTCTGCAGATGCTGGGGCTTTCCAAAAGAGAAATTCAAGTTTACATGTTTCTCGCCAAAAGTGGCGTACAATCAACCAGTTTTGTTGCGAAACGGCTAAAAATGGAGCGTGTGCAGGCTTACCGTACCTTCAAAAAACTGCAGGAAAAAGGCTTCATCGAAGCAACACTTGAGCGGCCAACACGCTTCACTATTGTTCCATTTGAAAATTTAGTTGACAGCTTCATTAACGTAAAAAAGAATGAAGTAAACAACCTGAGCGAGCAAAAACAGGGGCTACTTGCCGCTTGGCAATCAATTAGTGCTCCAGAATCCGAATACACCCTAGCCAAGTTTTCCATAATCACTGGCAAGAAAAAGATTCATTCAAAAATGCTCAGCATGATTGAAGAAGCAAACAATGAGGTCCTAATCTTAACCACTGCGTTGGGTTTAATTCAAGAAGATATTGCTGGCATATTTGATGCTGCAATGACAACAAAAGGCAAAAACCTTCAGCTTCAAATAATCACTTCAATAAGCCAAGAAAACCTCAAAGTCGCCGAGCGCCTCGAACGCAGCATAGCTGAAGACAAAGTAAACGTTAAAGTCCGCCACCTCAACTTAGACTCCAAATTCTTCCCCCGCTTTCTAATCAAAGATGAGGAAGAAGCTATCCTTTATGCGCCATTTGGCAATGAGGCGTCAGTTCTTAACTTGGAAGATGAGGGATTGTGGATTAACGATAAAATGTTCAACAGTGTTTTGAAAGCGTTTTTTGGTCAAATGTGGCATGTCGGCATTGACGCTTCCAGACGCATTGAAGAGTTAAAAACAGGAATCCCTATGGGCGAAACCGTGGTTATCAAGGATGCAGAGGAAGCTTGGAAAAAAATAACGCAAGTATTGGAATCAGCACAAGACGATGTTGCCATAATCACATCCTCACAAGGTATCAACAGTCTGGCAGAAAATGACCCCTTAATAAAATTCTTAAAAAAAGACCTGCAAGTCCGCATCATGGCATCAATTGATTTGGACAATCTGGGACCCGCCCAAAAACTCTCCGCTAACTACCAAATCAAACACGTGCCAATCAGCTACTTAACCATGATGCTTGTGGACAACAAGCACTTGTTCATGTTCAAAAATCCGCCATTAAATGATGTAGGTAATGAATTCAACGAAGCAACATTTTATCTTATAGATACCTTCTACAGCAGTGACCCAAGCCAGATTGAACGTGTCGCCGAAATGCTCAATGACATTTGGAAACGTGGCATAGAAATCTCTGAGGTCAGTAACCAAGCAGGCATGAAACTGCCCAGTGTTGAAGTTTCAATTTCAGACACAGCTGAAACGTTGGTTAATGCCCTGCTCGATAACAGCGTAAACACTGTGTTATTGATGGAGAACAGTAAACCCATAGGTGTAATTTGTGATCGTGATGTTTTGCGGGAAATTGTGGTTAAACAAAAAGACCCAAGAAAAACACAGGTTAAAAATTTACAGTTTACACCACTTGTTGTTTTAGGTAGTAAAGGCTCCATCACCAGTGCTTTGAAAATCATGAAGGAACGCGGAATGAGCCGCATTGCAATGGTAAAGAATGGCCAACTAGTTGGAATGCTCACAGAAGAAGTTGCTCAAAAATCGGTGGCTACCCCAATAAACATTGCATAA
- a CDS encoding bifunctional phosphoglucose/phosphomannose isomerase — MKPQTESSLDNLKKIQDQDKSNMLSFCINISANYLQAYQLAKTIKLSYPKPSSIIVAGMGGSAIGGDLLKDWAKDKIAVPIEINRDYQLPAYAGKKTLVIVSSYSGETEESLGAFLDAKKRDCMIFCVSSGGALLKYAEALGVPFLCVPKGMPPRVALPYMLMPLFVCMERLGLASGVSEEVVEAAEVLKQLADEYATEVASKDNLAKTLALKLNGSVPTIYGFEIYRSVSQRFKQQINENCKNPAKWAVFPELNHNEIVGWENAKDTAHLFSVIFIEDKDASKAIKSRISVTKQLMKNSGAKMLQIQSQGKTARAKMLSVICLGDFVSVYLAVLRGVDPTPVETINQLKSALEKSGVKEEIVAGLEKLAENC; from the coding sequence ATGAAACCACAAACTGAAAGTTCCCTTGATAACCTCAAAAAGATTCAAGACCAAGACAAAAGCAACATGCTCTCTTTCTGCATAAACATCTCCGCAAATTACCTCCAAGCCTACCAACTGGCAAAAACCATAAAACTATCTTATCCCAAACCAAGCAGCATAATTGTTGCTGGAATGGGTGGCTCTGCAATAGGCGGCGACCTGCTCAAGGATTGGGCAAAAGACAAAATTGCAGTTCCAATCGAAATAAACCGAGACTATCAACTACCCGCTTACGCTGGCAAGAAAACGCTTGTGATTGTAAGTAGCTATTCAGGCGAAACCGAGGAGTCTTTGGGTGCTTTTCTTGACGCAAAAAAACGTGATTGCATGATTTTCTGTGTCAGTTCTGGAGGTGCATTGTTAAAGTATGCTGAAGCGTTAGGTGTGCCCTTTTTGTGTGTTCCTAAAGGGATGCCGCCGCGGGTTGCGCTTCCATATATGTTGATGCCGCTGTTTGTTTGTATGGAGCGGTTGGGTTTGGCATCTGGTGTTTCTGAGGAAGTCGTGGAAGCTGCAGAAGTGCTAAAGCAACTTGCTGATGAATACGCCACCGAAGTTGCCTCAAAAGATAACTTGGCAAAAACCTTAGCCTTAAAACTTAACGGCTCGGTTCCAACAATTTACGGGTTTGAAATTTACCGCAGTGTATCTCAAAGATTCAAACAGCAAATAAACGAAAACTGCAAAAACCCCGCCAAATGGGCAGTATTCCCCGAGCTTAATCATAACGAGATTGTAGGATGGGAAAACGCTAAAGACACCGCCCATCTCTTCTCAGTTATCTTCATTGAAGACAAGGACGCCTCAAAAGCAATAAAAAGCCGCATATCAGTCACCAAGCAACTGATGAAAAACTCAGGAGCAAAAATGCTCCAAATCCAAAGCCAAGGCAAAACAGCGCGGGCAAAAATGCTCTCCGTTATCTGTTTGGGTGATTTTGTAAGTGTTTATCTTGCAGTTCTAAGAGGAGTTGACCCAACGCCTGTTGAAACCATAAACCAGCTTAAATCAGCTCTTGAAAAGAGCGGTGTAAAAGAGGAGATAGTTGCGGGTTTGGAGAAATTGGCGGAGAACTGTTAA
- a CDS encoding RNA methyltransferase has product MPKKKLSIAIPASVISDTPHLREKTAKIGLIGRAAAIFRVDQIILYPDNPKANQKKNLQFIELLLNYLETPQYLRKTLFGIEPDLQYAGILPPLRTPNHPLSGKTKHLKVGEYRDGVVVSETKDGLMVDIGVEHPALLREHQFTVNQRLTLQVVNLGGRVEVQTVNREDIQSYWSYQVKVEPKSFSRVIDAGGFDLVVATSKIGDVFADVTEKIGARWANAGQVLVAFGAPSRGLDEIAESEGRRIEKLADFVVNTVPEQGTVTVRTEEALLATLALFNVYFNTGVIS; this is encoded by the coding sequence TTGCCCAAAAAGAAACTCTCAATTGCAATTCCAGCCTCAGTCATATCTGACACACCACACCTGCGGGAAAAAACCGCTAAAATTGGCTTAATCGGCAGAGCAGCCGCCATTTTTCGAGTTGACCAAATAATCCTGTACCCCGACAATCCAAAAGCCAACCAGAAAAAAAACCTACAATTCATCGAATTACTGCTCAACTATCTGGAAACCCCACAATACCTACGCAAAACCCTCTTTGGCATCGAACCTGACCTACAATACGCAGGCATTCTTCCACCCTTGCGTACGCCAAACCATCCGTTGAGCGGCAAAACCAAACATCTCAAAGTAGGCGAGTACCGCGACGGCGTGGTAGTTTCAGAAACTAAGGATGGCTTAATGGTGGACATCGGCGTTGAGCATCCTGCACTCTTGCGAGAGCATCAATTCACGGTTAATCAGCGCCTAACCTTGCAAGTGGTTAATTTAGGCGGCAGAGTTGAAGTGCAAACCGTAAACCGCGAGGATATACAGTCATATTGGAGCTACCAAGTTAAGGTTGAACCCAAATCTTTCTCGCGCGTGATTGACGCTGGCGGGTTTGACTTAGTGGTTGCCACAAGCAAAATCGGCGACGTCTTCGCTGATGTTACAGAAAAAATTGGGGCTCGCTGGGCAAATGCGGGACAGGTTCTGGTTGCGTTTGGTGCGCCTTCGCGGGGGTTAGATGAGATTGCAGAATCAGAGGGCAGACGCATTGAGAAACTGGCGGATTTTGTGGTAAACACGGTTCCAGAGCAGGGAACAGTTACGGTTCGCACTGAGGAAGCTCTTTTGGCAACGCTTGCACTCTTCAACGTTTACTTCAACACTGGCGTTATCTCTTAA